Proteins from one Nitratidesulfovibrio sp. genomic window:
- the tolB gene encoding Tol-Pal system beta propeller repeat protein TolB, giving the protein MRQRHAIHRLMAAVCLIACCALAAPALAAGPVQIDIYGPGQGSLNLALADPLGPTPGTPVTGQGVKLNEIIRENLSFLPFLRLTDPKAILGGSVLQSYKAPDIDFKRFQIAGTDLVVTAGWPQGDAPGKPFVELRVYEAYSGKLVFGKGYYDIQETQLPDVADRFCSDLMKALTGRGEFFKSTLAFVKSGGKNKKDVWLSKPTGRDLRQITNLPGEAMSPSWSPDARFIVFSHMDDRTHALGVWDRLTRQTQRIKFPGNTVIGPTFLPDNKVAVSLSTGKNPGIFLLSHVFQKERPLEDSASIDVSPSFDATGTKMAFCSSRLGGPQIFLKDLTTGQVTRISRSGNYNTAPSISPDGTLIAFARMTDFGHRIFVYDMVTQSERQVTFGPGTDETPSFAPDSYFLAFTSTRSGAKQIYLITRHGGDAKRVPTGAGDASFPDWGMIPD; this is encoded by the coding sequence ATGAGACAGCGTCATGCCATCCACCGCCTTATGGCGGCAGTGTGCCTCATCGCGTGTTGCGCGCTGGCGGCCCCGGCCCTTGCGGCCGGCCCCGTGCAGATCGACATCTACGGCCCCGGCCAGGGCAGCCTGAACCTTGCCCTGGCCGATCCGCTGGGCCCCACCCCCGGCACCCCGGTGACCGGGCAGGGCGTGAAGCTGAACGAAATCATCCGCGAGAACCTGAGCTTTCTGCCGTTCCTGCGCCTGACCGACCCCAAGGCCATTCTGGGCGGTTCGGTGCTGCAAAGCTACAAGGCCCCGGACATCGACTTCAAGCGCTTCCAGATCGCGGGCACCGACCTTGTGGTCACGGCGGGCTGGCCCCAGGGCGACGCCCCCGGCAAGCCCTTCGTCGAACTGCGCGTGTACGAGGCGTATTCCGGCAAGCTGGTGTTCGGCAAGGGCTACTACGACATCCAGGAAACCCAGCTGCCCGACGTGGCCGACCGGTTCTGCTCCGACCTCATGAAGGCCCTGACCGGGCGGGGCGAGTTCTTCAAGTCCACCCTGGCCTTCGTGAAATCGGGCGGCAAGAACAAGAAGGACGTGTGGCTCAGCAAGCCCACCGGCCGCGACCTGCGCCAGATCACCAACCTGCCGGGCGAGGCCATGTCCCCGTCGTGGTCGCCCGACGCGCGGTTCATCGTGTTCAGCCACATGGACGACCGCACCCACGCCCTCGGGGTGTGGGACCGCCTGACCCGCCAGACCCAGCGCATCAAGTTTCCCGGCAACACCGTCATCGGCCCCACCTTCCTGCCCGACAACAAGGTGGCGGTCAGCCTTTCCACCGGCAAGAACCCCGGCATCTTCCTGCTGAGCCATGTGTTCCAGAAGGAACGCCCGCTGGAGGACAGCGCCTCCATCGACGTTTCGCCCTCGTTCGACGCCACCGGCACCAAGATGGCCTTCTGCTCCAGCCGCCTGGGCGGCCCGCAGATATTCCTGAAGGACCTGACCACCGGGCAGGTGACGCGCATCAGCCGCAGCGGCAACTACAACACCGCCCCGTCCATCAGCCCCGACGGCACGCTGATCGCCTTTGCCCGCATGACCGACTTTGGCCACCGCATCTTCGTGTACGACATGGTCACCCAGTCGGAACGGCAGGTCACCTTTGGCCCCGGCACAGACGAAACCCCGTCCTTCGCGCCCGACAGCTACTTTCTGGCGTTCACCTCCACCCGCAGTGGCGCGAAGCAGATCTACCTGATCACCCGGCACGGCGGCGACGCCAAGCGGGTGCCCACCGGCGCGGGCGATGCCTCGTTCCCGGACTGGGGCATGATCCCCGATTAG
- the tolA gene encoding cell envelope integrity protein TolA, producing the protein MRYSSFLLSLSLHCAIVLLVFFWPSSPPVRLDMPVVQVDLVSLGAPGGPKAPPAPAPGPAQPQAAPAPAPTASAPKAAPVATPEVQEKPAPKAEPKPEPKPEPKPEPKPEPKPEPKPEPKPEPKPDAKAISEKKDEKQTKPEPPKDVSKNATAAAPAKPAAPATPAKDEKPAPNPKDVLKQALADAQTKTGGAPEQGKTRAGVTSGAAGAKDVANALSALQATVKGGGGGGAAGGGDGSGGEGSGGVGIAGVYTMQVMQIVRSHWEFPALANRENLMVRVRVKVAPNGQIQDFSVEQSSGRADFDSSTLKALGKTGILPPPPSAEFQDLVLNFNLQEMIGKR; encoded by the coding sequence ATGCGCTACTCAAGTTTTCTGCTGTCGCTCAGCCTGCACTGCGCCATCGTGCTGCTGGTCTTTTTCTGGCCCTCGTCGCCGCCGGTGCGCCTGGACATGCCCGTGGTGCAGGTGGACCTGGTAAGCCTGGGCGCGCCCGGAGGCCCCAAGGCTCCGCCCGCCCCCGCTCCCGGCCCCGCGCAACCGCAGGCCGCCCCGGCCCCCGCACCCACGGCGTCGGCCCCCAAGGCCGCGCCCGTGGCCACGCCCGAAGTGCAGGAAAAACCCGCGCCCAAGGCAGAGCCGAAGCCGGAACCCAAGCCCGAGCCCAAGCCCGAGCCGAAACCGGAACCCAAGCCGGAACCGAAGCCCGAGCCCAAGCCCGAGCCCAAACCCGACGCCAAGGCCATCAGCGAAAAGAAGGACGAGAAGCAGACCAAGCCGGAACCGCCCAAGGACGTTTCGAAGAACGCCACGGCGGCAGCCCCGGCCAAGCCTGCGGCCCCCGCCACACCCGCAAAGGACGAGAAGCCCGCACCGAACCCCAAGGACGTGCTGAAGCAGGCCCTGGCCGACGCGCAGACCAAGACCGGCGGCGCGCCGGAACAGGGCAAGACCCGCGCGGGCGTCACGTCCGGCGCCGCTGGTGCCAAGGACGTGGCCAACGCCCTGTCCGCATTGCAGGCCACCGTCAAGGGTGGCGGAGGCGGCGGCGCGGCGGGCGGCGGTGACGGCAGCGGGGGCGAAGGCTCCGGCGGCGTCGGCATCGCCGGGGTGTACACCATGCAGGTCATGCAGATCGTGCGCAGCCACTGGGAATTCCCCGCCCTCGCCAACCGCGAGAACCTCATGGTACGGGTACGGGTGAAGGTGGCTCCCAACGGCCAGATACAGGATTTCAGCGTGGAGCAGTCCTCGGGCCGGGCCGACTTCGACTCGTCGACCCTGAAGGCGCTGGGCAAGACCGGCATACTGCCGCCCCCGCCCAGCGCGGAATTCCAGGACCTTGTGCTCAACTTCAACCTTCAGGAAATGATCGGAAAAAGATGA
- the tolR gene encoding protein TolR, whose translation MGASVGNKGGFVAEINVTPFVDVMLVLLIIFMVTAPMMTEGLEVDLPQTRTVQVLPADSDHLLLTVRKDGVMYLDEYKVTIEELEGYLQRLVKEKNKLLFLQADKAVPYGVVVDVMGHIKAAGIEKLGVVAEREDPKKK comes from the coding sequence ATGGGTGCTTCCGTCGGCAACAAGGGCGGCTTCGTCGCCGAAATCAACGTCACTCCCTTCGTGGACGTGATGCTGGTGCTGCTCATCATCTTCATGGTCACGGCCCCCATGATGACCGAAGGGCTCGAGGTGGACCTGCCCCAGACGCGCACCGTGCAGGTGCTGCCCGCGGACAGCGACCACCTGCTGCTCACCGTGCGCAAGGACGGGGTGATGTACCTCGACGAGTACAAGGTGACCATCGAGGAACTGGAAGGCTACCTGCAACGCCTGGTCAAGGAGAAGAACAAGCTGCTCTTTCTCCAGGCCGACAAGGCCGTGCCCTACGGCGTGGTGGTGGACGTGATGGGGCACATCAAGGCGGCGGGCATCGAAAAGCTCGGCGTCGTGGCGGAACGCGAGGACCCGAAGAAGAAATGA
- the tolQ gene encoding protein TolQ: MDILSILAQATLVAKFILVLLVLMSIGSWTLMFQKWFALKSAQRKAADGLERFQKARDLREAVQSLGGDAASPLYHVAQQGVAEFNRLKEAGSTGDVVADNVRRSLRQGVGNEMTRLSASLSFLATAANTAPFIGLFGTVWGIMTSFHAIGQMKSASLATVAPGISEALIATAIGLFVAIPATVGYNVFLGMISSIEVQLVNFAGAFLNRVQREINAHRGAARPSADRGDRTDRG; the protein is encoded by the coding sequence ATGGATATTCTCTCGATTCTTGCCCAGGCTACCCTGGTGGCCAAGTTCATTCTCGTCCTTCTGGTGCTCATGTCCATCGGCAGCTGGACGCTGATGTTCCAGAAGTGGTTTGCCCTGAAATCCGCGCAGCGCAAGGCCGCCGACGGCCTTGAACGCTTCCAGAAGGCCCGCGACCTGCGCGAGGCCGTGCAGTCGCTGGGCGGTGACGCCGCCTCGCCCCTCTACCATGTGGCCCAGCAGGGCGTGGCCGAGTTCAACCGCCTGAAAGAGGCGGGCAGCACGGGCGACGTGGTGGCCGACAACGTGCGCCGTTCGCTGCGCCAGGGCGTGGGCAACGAAATGACCCGCCTTTCCGCCTCGCTGTCGTTCCTGGCCACCGCCGCCAACACCGCACCGTTCATCGGCCTGTTCGGCACGGTATGGGGCATCATGACCTCCTTCCATGCCATCGGCCAGATGAAGAGCGCCTCGCTCGCCACCGTGGCCCCCGGCATCTCGGAAGCGCTCATCGCCACGGCCATCGGCCTGTTCGTGGCCATTCCCGCCACCGTGGGCTACAACGTCTTTCTGGGCATGATCAGCAGCATAGAAGTGCAGCTCGTCAACTTCGCGGGCGCGTTCCTGAACCGGGTACAGCGCGAAATCAACGCCCATCGCGGCGCGGCGCGCCCTTCTGCTGACCGCGGCGACCGCACGGACCGGGGCTAG
- a CDS encoding TolC family protein yields the protein MHRTTVTGPSMEHRRMRGPERPALLFLLLCAALSGVFATGWALPDVALAAEAAPSSTPSSASSSLPSLPPSSPPAGGAPMGMAAAPRGAEGEAPATGGEYDMRRAVESALRDNQGVVAARAGRDAAEEGRKSARGAFGPAVSTTYGYDRLNEKPTSMSRELDNDTYTWTVGVSQPLFTGLRLLSTYQKAALETERQALTLDKSRLDLAVQVQEAFLAYLKAGENVRSARDALSRLLEQAKVTRAFYDVGLRPRLDVLQAEVDVSNAESLLITAENDHATQRARLNTLLTLPVGSNTAYVGALVPVGFGMTLEQCLERAYRNRPDVRIASKAVEIAGKDVRIADSGLYPQVSANFNWATDGDHPEASGSTLSPTGFSQWSTGLKAEWSVFEWGRTWYSGQQARQVETQVRAEEANLHHEVAYEVQSRLLTLTDSSKRIAVATKGLAQAEEAYRVAVARYQAQVGTNTDVLDAQAKLTAAEATLTGAKAEYLDALSKLWAAMGELKPALTDG from the coding sequence ATGCATCGCACCACCGTCACCGGCCCGTCGATGGAGCACCGCCGCATGCGCGGCCCAGAACGCCCGGCACTTCTTTTCCTGCTCCTGTGCGCCGCCTTGTCCGGCGTCTTCGCGACGGGTTGGGCCCTGCCCGACGTTGCCCTGGCGGCAGAGGCGGCCCCGTCCTCGACGCCGTCTTCCGCCTCGTCTTCGCTCCCGTCTTTGCCCCCATCTTCGCCCCCGGCTGGGGGCGCGCCGATGGGCATGGCCGCCGCACCCCGAGGCGCCGAGGGCGAGGCCCCGGCCACGGGCGGGGAATACGACATGCGCCGTGCCGTGGAATCCGCCCTGCGCGACAATCAGGGCGTGGTGGCCGCCCGTGCCGGACGCGATGCGGCGGAAGAAGGGCGCAAGTCCGCGCGGGGGGCGTTCGGCCCGGCCGTGTCCACCACCTACGGCTATGACCGCCTGAACGAAAAACCCACCTCCATGTCGCGCGAACTGGACAACGACACCTACACCTGGACCGTGGGCGTCAGCCAGCCGCTGTTCACCGGGCTGCGGCTGCTGTCCACCTACCAGAAGGCCGCGCTGGAAACGGAACGCCAGGCCCTGACGCTGGACAAGTCGCGCTTGGACCTTGCCGTGCAGGTGCAGGAAGCCTTTCTGGCCTACCTGAAGGCGGGCGAGAACGTGCGCAGCGCGCGCGATGCCCTGAGCCGCCTGCTTGAACAGGCCAAGGTTACCCGCGCCTTCTACGACGTGGGACTGCGCCCGCGCCTGGACGTGTTGCAGGCCGAGGTGGACGTGTCCAATGCAGAATCGCTGCTGATCACCGCCGAAAACGACCATGCCACCCAGCGCGCACGGCTGAATACCCTGCTCACCCTGCCCGTGGGCAGCAACACCGCCTACGTGGGCGCGCTGGTGCCCGTGGGCTTCGGCATGACCCTTGAGCAGTGCCTGGAACGTGCCTACCGCAACCGGCCCGACGTGCGCATTGCCAGCAAGGCCGTGGAAATCGCGGGCAAGGACGTGCGCATCGCGGACAGCGGGCTGTACCCGCAGGTGTCGGCCAACTTCAATTGGGCCACCGACGGCGACCACCCCGAAGCCTCGGGCAGCACCCTGAGCCCCACCGGGTTCAGCCAGTGGTCCACCGGGCTGAAAGCCGAGTGGAGCGTGTTCGAGTGGGGCAGGACGTGGTATTCCGGCCAGCAGGCCCGCCAGGTGGAAACCCAGGTGCGCGCCGAAGAGGCCAACCTGCACCACGAGGTGGCCTACGAAGTGCAGTCGCGGCTGCTGACCCTGACCGATTCCTCCAAGCGCATCGCGGTGGCCACCAAGGGGCTGGCCCAGGCCGAGGAAGCCTATCGCGTGGCCGTGGCCCGCTATCAGGCCCAGGTGGGCACCAATACCGACGTGCTGGACGCCCAGGCCAAGCTGACCGCCGCCGAGGCAACCCTGACCGGAGCCAAGGCCGAATACCTGGATGCGCTGTCCAAACTGTGGGCGGCCATGGGCGAGCTGAAGCCTGCGCTCACCGACGGCTAG
- a CDS encoding transcriptional repressor — protein sequence MTQQQQTRMTKQRMVILEELRRVHSHPTADEVYGMVRQRLPRISLGTVYRNLDLLAESGDILKLESAGSQKRFDGNVTPHQHVRCTHCGRVGDVMEPVRLPDLSGARAPGFIILSGRIEFEGICEACASKN from the coding sequence ATGACCCAGCAGCAACAGACCCGCATGACCAAGCAACGCATGGTCATTCTTGAAGAACTGCGCCGCGTGCACAGCCACCCCACGGCGGACGAGGTCTACGGCATGGTCCGGCAGCGGTTACCGCGCATCAGCCTGGGCACCGTGTACCGCAACCTCGACCTGCTGGCCGAATCGGGCGACATCCTGAAGCTGGAATCGGCCGGGTCGCAGAAACGCTTCGACGGCAACGTCACCCCGCACCAGCACGTGCGCTGCACCCACTGCGGCCGGGTGGGCGACGTGATGGAACCCGTGCGCCTGCCCGACCTTTCGGGGGCGCGCGCACCCGGCTTCATCATCCTTTCCGGGCGCATCGAGTTCGAAGGGATATGCGAGGCCTGCGCCTCGAAGAACTGA
- the rbr gene encoding rubrerythrin yields MKALKGTKTERNILTAFAGESQARNRYDYFGARAKKDGFVQIADIFAETASQEKEHAKRLFKFLEGGEVEIVAAFPAGVIGDTHANLISSAAGENHEYTEMYPSFARIAREEGFDEIAKVFMSIAVAEEFHERRFLGFAKNVKEARVFVRESSVVWRCRNCGYLHEGTEAAHLCPACAHPQAHFELLGINW; encoded by the coding sequence ATGAAAGCCCTGAAAGGCACCAAGACCGAACGCAACATCCTGACCGCCTTTGCCGGCGAATCGCAGGCCCGCAACCGCTACGACTATTTCGGCGCCCGCGCCAAGAAGGACGGCTTTGTCCAGATCGCCGACATCTTTGCCGAAACCGCCAGCCAGGAAAAGGAACACGCCAAGCGCCTGTTCAAGTTCCTTGAAGGCGGCGAGGTGGAGATCGTGGCGGCCTTCCCGGCGGGCGTCATCGGCGATACCCACGCCAACCTCATCAGCTCGGCGGCGGGTGAAAACCACGAGTACACCGAAATGTACCCCTCGTTCGCGCGCATCGCCCGCGAGGAAGGTTTTGACGAGATCGCCAAGGTATTCATGAGCATCGCCGTGGCCGAAGAATTCCATGAGCGCCGCTTCCTGGGCTTTGCCAAGAACGTCAAGGAAGCCCGCGTGTTCGTGCGCGAATCGTCCGTGGTGTGGCGCTGCCGCAACTGTGGCTACCTGCACGAAGGCACCGAGGCCGCGCACCTGTGCCCCGCGTGCGCCCACCCGCAGGCCCACTTCGAACTGCTGGGCATCAACTGGTAG
- a CDS encoding rubredoxin has translation MADPRDMWRCQTVNCGYVYDPDRGDRKGKVPPGVRFEDLPDTWHCPVCGGTKRCFRPMAGPGSTEQPNCELPTDK, from the coding sequence ATGGCCGATCCCAGGGACATGTGGCGTTGTCAGACCGTCAACTGCGGCTATGTCTACGACCCTGACCGGGGCGACCGGAAGGGCAAGGTGCCGCCGGGCGTGCGCTTCGAAGACCTGCCCGACACCTGGCACTGCCCGGTGTGCGGCGGTACCAAGCGGTGTTTCCGGCCCATGGCCGGGCCCGGATCAACGGAGCAGCCCAACTGCGAACTGCCCACGGACAAGTAG